Proteins encoded by one window of Polaribacter haliotis:
- the argS gene encoding arginine--tRNA ligase, translating to MSKDRTELFGQAQEMLRKWEAGDEKVVALWKEMNSWVYKGFDATYKNMGVDFDTLYYESNTYLLGKDVVAQGLEKGVFYKKEDGSVWCDLTDDGLDEKIVLRSDGTAVYMTQDIGTAIQRVKDFPDVGGMVYTVGNEQDYHFQVLFLILKKLGFDWAKQLHHLSYGMVDLPSGKMKSREGTVVDADDLMVEMTATAKEISEELGKLDGYSDEEKAELYEIIGLGALKYFVLKVDPKKRILFDPKSSVDFQGNTGPFIQYTYARIQSIIRKADFDYSKPVSIELHEKEKELLKQLELFPETIQQAATNYSPAIIANYTYDLVKEFNSFYQNVHILGEDNLDKKVFRVQLSKKVADTIKQAFSLLGIQVPERM from the coding sequence ATTTCTAAAGATAGAACTGAATTATTTGGTCAAGCACAAGAAATGCTTCGTAAATGGGAAGCTGGAGATGAAAAAGTAGTTGCTCTTTGGAAAGAAATGAACTCTTGGGTTTACAAAGGTTTTGATGCAACTTACAAAAATATGGGTGTCGATTTTGATACTTTATATTATGAAAGTAATACGTATTTATTAGGAAAAGATGTAGTTGCACAAGGTTTAGAAAAAGGTGTTTTTTATAAAAAAGAAGATGGTTCTGTTTGGTGCGATTTAACGGATGATGGTTTAGATGAAAAAATTGTGTTGCGTTCAGACGGAACAGCAGTTTATATGACACAAGATATTGGAACTGCGATTCAGCGTGTAAAAGATTTCCCAGATGTTGGTGGAATGGTTTATACAGTTGGTAATGAGCAGGATTATCATTTTCAAGTATTGTTTTTAATTTTGAAGAAATTAGGATTCGATTGGGCAAAACAACTGCATCATTTAAGTTACGGAATGGTAGATTTACCTTCTGGAAAAATGAAATCGAGAGAAGGAACTGTTGTAGATGCAGATGATTTAATGGTAGAAATGACTGCTACAGCCAAAGAAATTTCTGAAGAATTAGGAAAATTAGATGGTTATTCAGATGAAGAAAAAGCCGAATTATACGAAATTATTGGTTTAGGTGCTTTAAAATATTTTGTTCTAAAAGTAGATCCGAAAAAGAGAATTTTATTTGACCCTAAAAGCTCTGTAGATTTTCAAGGAAATACTGGGCCTTTTATTCAATATACGTATGCTCGAATTCAGTCTATTATTAGAAAAGCAGATTTTGATTATTCGAAACCAGTTTCGATTGAATTACACGAAAAAGAGAAAGAATTATTGAAACAATTAGAGTTGTTTCCTGAAACGATTCAGCAAGCGGCTACCAATTATTCACCAGCAATTATTGCAAATTACACATACGACTTGGTAAAGGAGTTTAATTCATTTTACCAAAATGTGCATATTTTAGGTGAAGATAATTTAGATAAGAAAGTATTTAGAGTTCAGTTATCTAAAAAAGTAGCAGATACTATAAAACAAGCATTTTCTTTATTGGGAATTCAAGTTCCAGAGAGAATGTAG
- the lpdA gene encoding dihydrolipoyl dehydrogenase, whose translation MKYDIIIIGSGPGGYVTGIRASQLGFKVAIVEKESLGGICLNWGCIPTKALLKSAQVYDYLKHVDQYGLKAEAIDKDFDAVIKRSRGVAEGMSKGVSFLMKKNKIDIINGFGKIKTGKKVDVTAEDGKVTEYSADNIIIATGARSRELPNLPQDGKKVIGYRQAMSLKSQPKSMIVVGSGAIGVEFAHFYNSMGTDVTIVEFMPNVVPVEDIDISKQFEKSIKKAGIKVMTNSSVESVDTSGEGVVATVKTKKGEETLTADILLSAVGIKSNIENIGLEDVGIITDRDKILVNDFYQTNIPGYYAIGDVVPGQALAHVASAEGITCVEKLAGLHTEAIDYGNVPGCTYATPEIASVGMTEAKAKEAGYDLKVGKFPFSASGKATAAGTTEGFVKVIFDAKYGEWLGCHMIGAGVTDMIAEAVLGRKLETTGHEVLKTIHPHPTMSEAVMEAVADAYDEVIHL comes from the coding sequence ATGAAATACGACATCATTATTATCGGAAGTGGACCTGGAGGTTACGTAACTGGAATTAGAGCAAGTCAATTAGGCTTTAAAGTTGCGATTGTAGAAAAGGAATCTTTAGGTGGAATTTGCTTAAACTGGGGTTGTATCCCAACAAAAGCTTTGTTAAAATCGGCGCAAGTTTATGACTATTTAAAACATGTGGATCAATATGGTTTAAAAGCAGAAGCAATTGACAAAGATTTTGATGCTGTAATTAAGAGAAGTCGTGGTGTTGCTGAAGGAATGAGTAAAGGTGTTTCTTTTTTAATGAAGAAAAACAAAATCGATATTATTAACGGTTTTGGAAAAATAAAAACAGGTAAAAAAGTAGATGTTACTGCTGAAGATGGAAAAGTAACTGAATATTCTGCTGATAATATTATTATTGCAACTGGTGCTCGTTCTCGTGAATTGCCAAACTTGCCACAAGATGGTAAAAAAGTGATTGGTTACAGACAAGCAATGAGCTTAAAAAGTCAGCCAAAATCTATGATTGTTGTAGGTTCTGGTGCAATTGGTGTTGAGTTTGCACATTTTTATAATTCAATGGGAACTGATGTTACTATTGTAGAATTTATGCCAAATGTGGTGCCTGTAGAAGATATTGATATTTCTAAACAATTTGAAAAATCAATTAAAAAAGCAGGTATTAAAGTTATGACAAATTCTTCTGTAGAATCTGTAGATACTTCTGGTGAAGGTGTTGTTGCAACTGTAAAAACGAAAAAAGGAGAGGAAACTTTAACGGCTGACATTTTATTATCGGCAGTTGGAATTAAATCGAATATCGAAAATATTGGTTTAGAAGATGTTGGAATTATTACTGACAGAGACAAAATCTTGGTAAATGATTTTTATCAAACAAATATCCCTGGTTATTATGCCATTGGAGATGTGGTTCCTGGACAAGCTTTAGCACACGTTGCTTCTGCTGAAGGAATTACTTGTGTAGAGAAATTGGCTGGTTTACATACAGAAGCAATCGATTATGGAAACGTTCCTGGTTGTACGTATGCAACTCCAGAAATAGCGTCTGTTGGTATGACAGAAGCAAAAGCAAAAGAAGCTGGTTACGATTTAAAAGTTGGTAAATTCCCATTTTCTGCATCTGGTAAAGCCACTGCAGCTGGTACAACTGAAGGTTTTGTAAAAGTAATTTTTGATGCAAAATATGGCGAATGGTTAGGTTGCCACATGATTGGTGCTGGTGTTACAGATATGATTGCTGAAGCAGTTTTAGGACGTAAATTAGAAACAACAGGTCATGAAGTGTTAAAAACAATTCATCCTCACCCAACCATGAGTGAAGCTGTAATGGAAGCTGTTGCAGATGCTTATGATGAAGTGATTCATTTGTAA
- a CDS encoding LysM peptidoglycan-binding domain-containing protein has protein sequence MRAKYQNVLDLGEELAIKNGDVKEENGKLHISGTAKNQYEKNLLWDEIKKSGGENPADLVADIKVEDTSVFANHTVKSGDTLGKIAKQYYGNASKYTEIFKANGNILKNPDVIHPGQELVIPNL, from the coding sequence ATGAGAGCAAAATATCAAAACGTTTTAGATTTAGGTGAAGAATTAGCTATTAAAAATGGTGATGTAAAGGAAGAAAACGGAAAATTACATATTAGTGGAACAGCTAAAAATCAATATGAGAAAAACTTACTTTGGGATGAAATTAAAAAGTCTGGTGGAGAAAATCCTGCTGATTTAGTTGCAGATATTAAAGTTGAAGATACTTCTGTATTTGCAAATCATACTGTAAAAAGTGGAGATACTTTAGGTAAAATTGCAAAACAATATTATGGAAATGCTTCTAAATATACAGAGATATTTAAAGCGAATGGAAACATCCTAAAAAACCCTGATGTTATTCATCCTGGTCAAGAATTAGTGATTCCTAATTTATAG